A window from Malania oleifera isolate guangnan ecotype guangnan chromosome 7, ASM2987363v1, whole genome shotgun sequence encodes these proteins:
- the LOC131160858 gene encoding uncharacterized protein LOC131160858 encodes MVTFFHDLMHKEIEVYVDDMIVKSRNGGDHAANLDKLFKWLRKCQLKLNPKKCTFNATSEKLLGFIVSEKGIKVDPDKVKAIQEMPNSKSKKEVRSFLGRLNYIARFISQLTATCEPIFKLLRNNNLEKWNEQCQVAFERIKEYLLNPPVIVPPVPGRPLILYLAVSENSMGCVLGQHDESRRKERAIYYLSKKFTNYKSKYSDLKKTCFALESHQGKCHCGIPGKESYQPMEFEFRDKDVDSITQEEEDPKKWVMLFDEAINVWGHGIGAILISPKGRHYLVVAKLVFPCTNNIAEYEACILGLQAAMDRGVKRLMVRGDSALVIHQLTKEWETQDAKLVLYQEYIQEMIKGFDSISFSHLPRENNVILDALATLATLFEVEEGVEIEPIQIIIQSEPTQCTVIEEVDGKPWFHDIKTYIQKMSTLKGQPIMIEIQSGGWPWDFSWMNQRQVNTGADSKRFLEIRPRLATDKHWSKLCDEFHLVHARCLHIRLVFKSMAKIRGWVAIYRRIEK; translated from the exons ATGGTAACCTTTTTCCATGACTTAATGCACAAGGAGATTGAGGtttatgtagatgacatgatCGTTAAGTCACGAAATGGGGGAGACCATGCAGCAAACTTGGATAAATTATTCAAGTGGCTCCGAAAATGTCAGTTAAAGTTGAATCCCAAAAAATGTACTTTCAATGCCACTTCCGAAAAGCTGCTGGGGTTTATAGTGAGCGAGAAGGGGATCAAGGTTGACCCCGACAAGGTCAAAGCTATTCAAGAGATGCCTAACTCAAAGTCTAAAAAGGAGGTACGAAGTTTCCTGGGTAGGCTCAACTACATTGCCCGATTCATATCTCAACTGACTGCCACTTGTGAACCCATCTTCAAGTTATTGAGAAATAATAACCTAGAAAAGTGGAACGAACAATGCCAAGTAGCTTTCGAAAGAATAAAGGAGTACCTCTTGAACCCTCCAGTTATAGTACCTCCAGTGCCTGGAAGGCCGCTAATCCTTTACCTTGCTGTGTCAGAAAACTCCATGGGATGTGTATTAGGCCAACATGATGAATCCAGGAGAAAAGAAAGGGCCATTTACTACCTAAGCAAGAAGTTCACGAATTACAAGTCTAAGTACTCCGACTTGAAAAAAACATGTTTTGCTTTG GAAAGCCATCAAGGGAAGTGTCATTGCGGAATACCTGGCAAAGAGAGCTACCAACCTATGGAGTTCGAGTTCCGGGACAAGGACGTTGACTCCATAACCCAAGAAGAAGAGGATCCCAAAAAATGGGTGATGTTGTTTGACGAGGCAATCAATGTTTGGGGACATGGAATAGGAGCCATACTCATATCACCAAAAGGGAGACATTATCTCGTGGTAGCCAAGCTTGTTTTTCCTTGCACTAATAACATAGCAGAATATGAGGCATGTATATTAGGATTACAAGCCGCTATGGATCGAGGTGTCAAGCGTTTAATGGTAAGAGGAGACTCGGCCTTGGTCATTCACCAGCTGACTAAAGAATGGGAAACTCAGGATGCCAAACTAGTATTGTATCAAGAGTACATCCAGGAGATGATCAAAGGATTTGATAGTATCAGTTTTTCCCACCTTCCAAGAGAAAACAATGTGATTCTTGATGCATTGGCTACATTGGCCACCTTGTTTGAAGTAGAAGAAGGGGTGGAGATTGAGCCTATTCAGATCATAATACAGTCAGAGCCTACCCAGTGCACAGTGATAGAGGAGGTCGACGGAAAGCCTTGGTTTCATGATATCAAGACATACATCCAAAAAATGAGTACCCTTAAGGGGCAACCAATAATGATCGAAATACAATCAGGAGGCTGGCCATGGGATTTTTCCTGGATG AACCAGCGGCAAGTTAACACTGGGGCAGACTCCAAGCGCTTTTTGGAAATAAGGCCAAGACTAGCGACAGATAAGCACTGGAGCAAACTTTGCGATGAGTTTCATTTGGTTCATGCCAGATGCCTTCATATCAGACTGGTATTTAAAAGCATGGCTAAGATCAGGGGTTGGGTGGCCATTTACAGGCGCATTGAAAAATGA